The Trinickia caryophylli genomic sequence GCGCAACCGGACGATGTCGGTTTCGCTCGTCGGCTATACGAACGCAGGTAAATCGACGCTGTTCAACGCGCTGACGAAGGCTCAGGCCTACGCGGCCGATCAATTGTTCGCCACGCTCGACACGACCTCGCGGCGCGTGTTCCTTGGCGACGAGGCCGGGCAAGTGGTGGTCTCCGATACGGTTGGATTCATTCGCGAACTGCCGCACCAACTCGTCGCGGCGTTTCGCGCGACGCTCGAGGAGACGATTCATGCCGATCTGCTGCTGCACGTCGTCGACGCCTCAAGTGCCGTACGGCTCGATCAGATCGATCAGGTGAATGAAGTGCTGCGCGAAATCGGCGCCGATACGGTGCGGCAGGTGCTCGTCTTCAACAAGATCGACGCGGTGCCCGAACTCGCAGCCCGCAAGGAACCGGTTGAGCGGGACGAGTATGGTAATATCTCGCGCGTCTTTTTGAGCGCGCGCACGGGGCAAGGGCTGGACGGCCTGCGCGCGGCCATCGCAGAGATCGCCACCTCAGAACACATTCCAGACGACGGACGGCCATTGCCGCAGTCGCAGCCGGCGGTTAACGAACGCAAAAGCGAACGCAAAAGCGAACGCAAAAGCGAAAGCGAACGCGAAGACTTCGACGCATCGCGAATGGCGGCAGCGGGTTCATTGCCGCGTTCGGGCTTGCATTGACCGGCTCTCCCAACTCGAGCGAACGAATCAGGTGAACGAATACAACGAGCGGAGTTTGTGGATGCGCGCGCGCGCCGTCCTCTCGATCAGCGATCCTCGTTGGGGACGCAGCGAGGGCAATGGCAACCGGCAGCGGCCCAACGAACCGAATCGCCCTCGCGGAGACGGTGACGGCCCCCCCGATCTCGACGAGATGTGGCGCGATTTCAACCGCAGACTGTCGCGTCTGCTCGGGCGCCGCGGCTCCGGCTCGGGGCCCGGCGAGCGGCGGCCCGACAACGGCCGCGCGGCACGCGTGGGCGTTGGCATCGTCGTCGGCGTGCTCATTGCCATTTACGTCGGCAGCGGTATTTTCGTGGTGCAGGAAGGACAAACGGGGGCGGTGCTGCAGTTCGGCAAATATCGCCGCACGGTTGGGCCTGGCGTGCATCTGCGTGCACCGTATCCATTCGAGACACATGAAATCGTCAACGTGGCCGAAGTGCGATCCATCGAGATCGGGCGCAGCAACGCGTTGAGCGATGCGAACGTCGTCGATGCGTCGATGCTCACGCGCGATGGCGACATCGTCGACGTGCGTTTCATCGTCCGTTATCAGGTCAAGTCGGTGGCCGATTACCTGTTCCGTGCCGCGGACCCTGACAGAAGCGTGGCCCAGGCCGCGCAGGCGGCCGTGCGCGAGATCGTCGGCACGCGCAGTGCGCGCGAAGTGCTCGACCAGAACCAGGACGCGCTCGCGCAGCAACTGAGCACTGCGATTCAGCGCTCGCTCGATCGTTATCGCACCGGGCTCGCCGTTGTCGGCGTTGCCATGCAGGCCGTGCAGCCGCCACAACAGGTGCAGGCTGCGTATGCCGACGTGCAAAAGGCAAAGGACGACAGTATGCGCATGAAGCGCGAGGCGCAGGCCTATGCGGACGACTTGCTGCCGCGCGCGCAGACCGAGGCGGCTCGTTCGCTCGACGACGCCAAGGCTTATGCGGCGCGTGTGGTCGAGCAGGCACGCGGCGACGCCGACCGTTTCAACGAGGTCTATGCCCAATATGCCAAAGCGCCCGCCGTGGTGCGCGAACGCCTGTATCTCGATACGATGCGCGATATCTACAGCAATACGACCAAAATATTCGTCAGCGGAAATCCCGGCAGCAGCGTCGTGAATCTGTCGGTCGACAAGCTGCTGGAAGCGAACCGCCGCCCCGCCGCCGACGCGGGCAGGCCTGCCGTACCCACGCCGGCATCCGGCCCTGCAGCATCGGGCACCCCGGCGTCGGCCGCCGCGGCCGCACCGGCGAGCCAGCCGGCGGCGCCCAAGGATGCCTTGCGTTCGCGCGAAGCGCTGCGCAGCCGGTCGCGCGAAGACGATCTGCAATAACGAGGCGCACCCCATGAATCGTATCGTTGCGCTTATCGTCGCCGCCGTTGCCTTGCTGTTCGCCGGATCATCGACGCTTGTCGTCGTCGATCAGCGGCATGTGGCGCTCGTTTACTCGCGCGGTGGCGCGAACCCGACAGTGGTCGGCCCCGGCCTCCATTTCAAGCTGCCTACGCCGCTACAGTCCGCAGTGCGTGTCGATACACGCGTCCAGACGCTCGAGAGTACCGGCGCCGAGCGCTATACGACGTCGGACAAGGCCACGCTGCTCGTCACGCCCCTTCTGAAGTACCGCATCATCGATGCGCGTGAACTCTTCAATCGAACCGGCGGTGATTTGCAGAGCACGGGCGATCGCCTGTCGGCGGTCGTTCGAGATGCGCTCGGCAATGCCTTGGAAAAACGCGCGTTGGCCGACGCGCTCGCACATCAGGCGGAAATCACGGCCTCGGCGCGGGAGGCGATGGCGCCGGCCACGAATGCGCTCGGCATCGAAGTGGTCGATCTGCAACTCGCGCGCGTCGATCTGCCGGCGGAAGCGGCCGATGCTGTATACAAGCGGATGTCAGCCGCAACTGCGCAGGCCGCGAGCGAAGTCCGCGCGCAAGGCTCCGCACAAGCGCAAGAGATCAGGGACGCCGCCGATCGCCAGCGCCAGGCCGTGCTGGCCGATGCATATGCGAAGGCCCAGGCCCTCAAGGGCGAGGGCGATGCGAAGGCGGCCGAGATCGCGGCGGGCGCATTCAGCCGCGATCCGGGGTTCTATCAGTTCTACCAGAGCCTTCAAGCCTACCGCGCTGTTTTCAAACCGAACGACGTGATCGTCGTCGACGCGGATAACGCATTTTTCCGCTTCATGCGCGGGCCTCAGGGCGGTGCCGATCCCGGTGCACGCACAGCCGCAGCGCCGAAAAAACACTGACAAGAGGGGACGCCGCGCCCGTTCGGGCGCGGCAATATTTGAATGGACATGGCCGGCTCGTTGTTGCTTGCGATTGCGCTGATGCTCATCATCGAGGGCATGTTTCCGTTCGTGTTCCCGACTGCATGGCGCGAGACGTTTCGCCGCATTGCGGCGCGGCCGGCCCATCACATCCGCATCGGCGGCTTGATCGTGATGACGCTCGGGCTCGTATTGCTGCTCGTCGCGACTTGAGCGTGCCGAGCTGTGCGCGTGCCGGCCGGACGCCGGCGTGCTCCTTTCGTTCAGGCGCGCATGCGCGCCGCAAACCAATGTCGTAGGACTGAACCGATGTCGACCTGGCTGCTTCCCGAGAATATCGCCGACGTGCTGCCGTCGGAGGCGCGCAAGATCGAGGAGCTGCGGCGCGCGCTGCTCGATCGCTTCCGGACGTACGGCTACGAAATGGTGATGCCGCCGCTGCTCGAGTATCTAGAGTCGCTCTTGACGAGCGGTGGCAACGATCTCGATCTGCGGACCTTCAAGCTCGTGGATCAGCTTTCGGGGCGCACGCTCGGGCTACGGGCGGATACGACCCCGCAGGTTGCCCGCATCGACGCGCATTTGCTGAACCGCCAGGGCGTCACGCGCCTGTGCTACGCGGGAAGCGTGCTCCATACGCGTCCGCGCGGGCTGCATGCCACGCGCGAGCAAATTCAGGTGGGTGCCGAGATCTACGGCCATGCGGGCCTCGAGGCCGACGTCGAGATTGAACAGCTGATGCTCGACGTGCTGCATCTGGCGGGCTTCCAGGAGATCCGGCTCGATCTTTGCCATGCGGGGGTGCTTGGAGCGCTGCTCGCGCGCGAGCCTGCGGCGGCGCAGATCGGCGAGGCGCTCTACGAGGCACTGGCCGGCAAGGATGTCGCGCGCCTTGCGGAGCTGACCGAGGGCCTCGTTGCGCCGGCTCGCGACGCGCTACGCAAGCTGCCCACGCTCTACGGGGACGCTTCGGTGCTCGACGAGGCGCGCGGCTGCCTGCCGCCGTGGCCTGAAATCGCGCGGGCGCTCGACGATCTCGCGTTTCTCGCGGCGCAGGTCGAGGGGGCGCAAGTAACGGTCGATCTTGCCGATCTGCGCGGTTACGCTTATCACAGCGGCGTCATGTTCTCGGCTTACGTCGATGGCGTGCCGAATGCGGTCGCCCGTGGTGGCCGTTACGACCACGTTGGACAAGCCTACGGGCGAGCGCGGCCGGCGACGGGGTTCTCGCTCGATCTGCGGGAGATCGCTCGAATTTCGCCCGTGGAGGCACGCAGCAGCGCGATTCTGGCTCCCTGGCGCCACGACGAGCTGTTGCGCGCAAGCGTCGCTGCGCTGCGCGACGCCGGGGAAGTCGTTATCCAGGCGTTGCCCGGGCACGACGACGACCTCGACGAATTCGCCTTCGATCGCGTGCTCGTGGAGCGTGACGGTCAATGGATCGTGCAGGCGCGCAAGCCCTGAAATTTGCATGGCGCGCGCCGGGCGTGCGCGGTGTGAAAGGTCCCATGCCGTTGAAGCGAAACGGAAAAATTCGGACGCGTCGGCGAACATGGGTAGAATACGTTTTTAACCAGCTCAAGAAACAACATGTCTGCGAGTGCAGTGAACGCGGCCCAGGGGCGCAACGTCGTCGTCGTCGGGACTCAGTGGGGTGATGAAGGCAAAGGCAAGATCGTCGACTGGCTGACGGACCACGCGCAGGGCGTCGTGCGTTTCCAGGGCGGTCACAATGCGGGCCATACGCTCATCATCGGCGGCAAGAAAACCATCTTGCGCCTGATTCCGTCGGGCATCATGCGCGCGGACGTGGCCTGTTATATCGGCAACGGTGTGGTGCTCTCGCCCGAGGCGCTCTTCAAAGAGATCGAAGAGCTGGAGTCGGCCGGCCTCGACGTGCGCCGGCGCCTTTTCATTTCCGAAGCCGCCACACTGATTCTGCCGTACCACATCGCGATCGATCAGGCGCGCGAAGCGCGCCGCGGCGCCGGCAAAATCGGCACGACGGGCCGCGGGATCGGCCCCGCTTACGAAGACAAAGTCGGCCGCCGCGCCATGCGCGTCCAGGACCTTTTCGCGCCCACGGCTTTCGCGGATCGGCTGCGCGACAACCTCGATTTCCATAATTTCGTTTTGACCCAATATTTGGGTGCGGCGCCGGTCGATTTCCAGGCCACGCTCGACACGATGCTTGGCTACGCCGAGCGTCTCGCACCGATGGTGACAGACGTTTCCCGACGCCTGTACGACGAAAATGCGGCTGGCCGCAATCTGTTGTTCGAAGGTGCGCAGGGTACGCTGCTCGACATCGATCACGGCACCTATCCGTTCGTCACGTCGAGCAATTGCGTGGCGGGCGCCGCGGCGGCCGGGGCCGGTGTGGGGCCGCAGAAGCTTCATTACATCCTTGGGATCACGAAGGCCTATTGCACGCGCGTTGGCGCGGGCCCGTTCCCGAGCGAGCTCTATGACGCAGACAACCCGCAGCGGCAGGACGCGGTGGGCGTGACGCTGGCCAATGTGGGCAAGGAGTTCGGCTCGGTAACGGGACGTCCGCGCCGTACGGGGTGGCTCGACGCCGCGGCACTGCGTCGCTCGATCCAGATCAACGGCGTGTCGGGGCTTTGCATCACGAAGCTCGACGTGCTTGACGGGCTCGACGAGGTCAAGCTCTGCGTCGGTTACAAGGTGGATGGGCGGGACGCCGATCTGCTGCCGCGCGGGGCATCGGAGGTTGCTCGCTGCGAACCCGTCTACGAGACGTTCGGGGGCTGGAAAGAGAGCACGATCGGTATCACGCAGTGGAGCCGGTTGCCGGCGAACGCGCAGGCCTACCTCACGCGTGTGCAGGAAGTGGCCGGCGTGCCGATCGACATGGTATCGACGGGGCCCGATCGCGACGAAACGATCCTATTGCGTCATCCGTTCAAGGTGTGATCGATGACGCAGAATGTGACGACGCTCGCCATGACCGACCCGCGCAACGACGACAAACACCTGTGGGTCAGCTGGGATGAATACCATCGCCTGATCGAGTTGCTTGCGCTCGCCGTGCACGATTCGGGATGGAAGTTCGACAAGATCCTGTGCCTTGCACGTGGCGGCCTGCGCGTGGGCGACCAGCTCTCGCGAATCTACGACCTGCCGCTGGCGATTCTTGCCACAAGTTCGTACCGCGAGGCGGCTGGCACCCAGCAAGGCGACCTCGATATTGCGCAGTACATCACCATGACGCGGGGCGAATTGTCGGGCAACGTGCTGCTGGTGGATGACCTCGTCGATTCGGGCGTGACGCTCGCACGCGTGCAGCAGCATTTGAAGGAGCGCTATCCGGCCGTCGAAACGGTGCGATCGGCGGTGCTTTGGTATAAGGGATGCTCGAAGGTCAAGCCCGATTATTTCGTTCAGCAATTGCCGACCAACCCCTGGATCCACCAGCCGTTCGAAGAATGGGACACCGTGCGCCCGCACAACCTGTCGGCGTGGATCAAGCGTGGCGTCAGCCAGGGAACCGCGTCCGGCACGTAAGTTGCTAAAGGGCGCGCCGGGCTCGTTGCGCGGCTTGCCCGCAACTCGATGCAGCGGAGCCGACCGGCTCCGCGTTTTCATATGTGCGAGGTGTGCAAGCACCGCTAGAATAGCGCTCGCTCCTCGGTTATCCGCCACGAATCGTTTCGCACTCTATGACAGATAACGGTCACGGGAATCTACGTCAGCATTCGGCTGCTTCGTTGGCACTCGCCGCCATCGGTGTCGTCTTCGGTGATATCGGCACCAGTCCGCTCTACGCGCTCAAAGAGGCGTTCAGCGAGTCGCATGGCATTCCGCTTACGGACGCGTCGATTCTCGGCGTGTTGTCGCTGCTGTTCTGGGCGATCATCGTGGTGGTGTCGGTCAAATATGTGTTGTTCGTGATGCGCGCCGACAACAACGGCGAGGGCGGGGTGCTCGCGCTCATGGCTTTGTCTTTGCGGCCGTTTGCAAGCAAGGGGCATTTTCCCGGCATCCTGATGATGCTCGGCATCTTTGGCGCATGCATGTTCTATGGCGACGCAGTGATCACGCCAGCCATTTCGGTGATGTCGGCCGTCGAGGGGCTCGAGGTCGCCACGCCGCAACTGTCGCATCTCGTCATTCCCATTACGATCGTCATTCTCGCCGCGTTGTTCTGGATTCAGCGCCATGGCACGTCGCTCGTGGGCAAATTGTTCGGGCCGATCATGCTCGTATGGTTCGCGACGCTCGCTGCGCTCGGCATTTGGCATATCGCGCACGAGCCCGGAATCGTCGCCGCGCTCAATCCGTATTACGCGGTCACGTTCATGATGCGCCACATGCTGCAGGCCTATGTGGTGCTCGGTTCGGTTTTTCTCGTGCTGACCGGGGCGGAAGCGCTTTACGCCGATATGGGGCACTTCGGGGCGAAGCCCATCCGCATGGCTTGGTATTGCCTCGTGATGCCGGCGCTCGTGCTCAATTACTTTGGGCAGGGTGCGCTGCTAATGCACGATCGCAGCGCGCTCGCCAATCCGTTCTACCTGATGGCGCCGGATTGGGCCACGCTACCGCTCGTCGTGCTCTCGACGGTGGCAACGGTCATTGCGTCGCAAG encodes the following:
- the hflX gene encoding GTPase HflX: MINAALVGIDFGKIDFEASLEELSLLAQSAGAHPAVTLTGRRTSPDAALFVGSGKAEELRLACEANDVEIVIFNHALAPAQQRNLERTLNRRVVDRTSLILDIFAQRARSHEGKLQVELAQLQYMATRLVRAWTHLERQKGGIGLRGPGETQLETDRRLIGERIKMLKGRLEKLQRQHGTQRRQRQRNRTMSVSLVGYTNAGKSTLFNALTKAQAYAADQLFATLDTTSRRVFLGDEAGQVVVSDTVGFIRELPHQLVAAFRATLEETIHADLLLHVVDASSAVRLDQIDQVNEVLREIGADTVRQVLVFNKIDAVPELAARKEPVERDEYGNISRVFLSARTGQGLDGLRAAIAEIATSEHIPDDGRPLPQSQPAVNERKSERKSERKSESEREDFDASRMAAAGSLPRSGLH
- the hflK gene encoding FtsH protease activity modulator HflK; translation: MNEYNERSLWMRARAVLSISDPRWGRSEGNGNRQRPNEPNRPRGDGDGPPDLDEMWRDFNRRLSRLLGRRGSGSGPGERRPDNGRAARVGVGIVVGVLIAIYVGSGIFVVQEGQTGAVLQFGKYRRTVGPGVHLRAPYPFETHEIVNVAEVRSIEIGRSNALSDANVVDASMLTRDGDIVDVRFIVRYQVKSVADYLFRAADPDRSVAQAAQAAVREIVGTRSAREVLDQNQDALAQQLSTAIQRSLDRYRTGLAVVGVAMQAVQPPQQVQAAYADVQKAKDDSMRMKREAQAYADDLLPRAQTEAARSLDDAKAYAARVVEQARGDADRFNEVYAQYAKAPAVVRERLYLDTMRDIYSNTTKIFVSGNPGSSVVNLSVDKLLEANRRPAADAGRPAVPTPASGPAASGTPASAAAAAPASQPAAPKDALRSREALRSRSREDDLQ
- the hflC gene encoding protease modulator HflC, with translation MNRIVALIVAAVALLFAGSSTLVVVDQRHVALVYSRGGANPTVVGPGLHFKLPTPLQSAVRVDTRVQTLESTGAERYTTSDKATLLVTPLLKYRIIDARELFNRTGGDLQSTGDRLSAVVRDALGNALEKRALADALAHQAEITASAREAMAPATNALGIEVVDLQLARVDLPAEAADAVYKRMSAATAQAASEVRAQGSAQAQEIRDAADRQRQAVLADAYAKAQALKGEGDAKAAEIAAGAFSRDPGFYQFYQSLQAYRAVFKPNDVIVVDADNAFFRFMRGPQGGADPGARTAAAPKKH
- a CDS encoding DUF2065 domain-containing protein; protein product: MDMAGSLLLAIALMLIIEGMFPFVFPTAWRETFRRIAARPAHHIRIGGLIVMTLGLVLLLVAT
- a CDS encoding ATP phosphoribosyltransferase regulatory subunit, which gives rise to MSTWLLPENIADVLPSEARKIEELRRALLDRFRTYGYEMVMPPLLEYLESLLTSGGNDLDLRTFKLVDQLSGRTLGLRADTTPQVARIDAHLLNRQGVTRLCYAGSVLHTRPRGLHATREQIQVGAEIYGHAGLEADVEIEQLMLDVLHLAGFQEIRLDLCHAGVLGALLAREPAAAQIGEALYEALAGKDVARLAELTEGLVAPARDALRKLPTLYGDASVLDEARGCLPPWPEIARALDDLAFLAAQVEGAQVTVDLADLRGYAYHSGVMFSAYVDGVPNAVARGGRYDHVGQAYGRARPATGFSLDLREIARISPVEARSSAILAPWRHDELLRASVAALRDAGEVVIQALPGHDDDLDEFAFDRVLVERDGQWIVQARKP
- a CDS encoding adenylosuccinate synthase, giving the protein MSASAVNAAQGRNVVVVGTQWGDEGKGKIVDWLTDHAQGVVRFQGGHNAGHTLIIGGKKTILRLIPSGIMRADVACYIGNGVVLSPEALFKEIEELESAGLDVRRRLFISEAATLILPYHIAIDQAREARRGAGKIGTTGRGIGPAYEDKVGRRAMRVQDLFAPTAFADRLRDNLDFHNFVLTQYLGAAPVDFQATLDTMLGYAERLAPMVTDVSRRLYDENAAGRNLLFEGAQGTLLDIDHGTYPFVTSSNCVAGAAAAGAGVGPQKLHYILGITKAYCTRVGAGPFPSELYDADNPQRQDAVGVTLANVGKEFGSVTGRPRRTGWLDAAALRRSIQINGVSGLCITKLDVLDGLDEVKLCVGYKVDGRDADLLPRGASEVARCEPVYETFGGWKESTIGITQWSRLPANAQAYLTRVQEVAGVPIDMVSTGPDRDETILLRHPFKV
- a CDS encoding phosphoribosyltransferase, whose protein sequence is MTQNVTTLAMTDPRNDDKHLWVSWDEYHRLIELLALAVHDSGWKFDKILCLARGGLRVGDQLSRIYDLPLAILATSSYREAAGTQQGDLDIAQYITMTRGELSGNVLLVDDLVDSGVTLARVQQHLKERYPAVETVRSAVLWYKGCSKVKPDYFVQQLPTNPWIHQPFEEWDTVRPHNLSAWIKRGVSQGTASGT